In Candidatus Methylomirabilota bacterium, the following proteins share a genomic window:
- a CDS encoding 2OG-Fe(II) oxygenase → MTARKVTARGGFTAGDYGTGAAGAIAERLSALPWKTIEESLGRFGYAKAGPILTPEECAALIALYGDDGRFRSRVDMARYKFGEGDYKYFAAPLPPLVQALRVHAYPPLAAIANRWEAALGSATRHPPDLAALLALCRRRGQDKPTPLLLHYEAGGYNCLHQDLYGEVVFPLQLTCFLSRRDVDYTGGEFLLVEQRPRAQSRGETITTEQGEVVIFTTRHRPAEGARGVYRATMRHGVSRVRSGSRYTLGVIFHDAK, encoded by the coding sequence ATGACGGCGAGGAAGGTCACCGCGCGCGGGGGCTTCACCGCCGGCGATTATGGCACGGGCGCGGCGGGCGCCATCGCCGAACGGCTCTCGGCCCTCCCCTGGAAGACGATCGAGGAGTCGCTGGGGCGGTTCGGCTACGCCAAGGCCGGCCCGATCCTCACGCCCGAGGAGTGCGCCGCGCTGATCGCGCTGTACGGCGACGACGGGCGCTTCAGGAGCCGCGTGGACATGGCCCGCTACAAGTTCGGCGAGGGCGACTACAAGTACTTCGCGGCGCCGCTCCCGCCGCTCGTGCAGGCGCTCCGGGTCCACGCCTACCCCCCGCTGGCCGCGATCGCCAACCGGTGGGAGGCGGCGCTCGGCAGCGCGACGCGCCATCCGCCCGACCTCGCGGCGCTCCTGGCGCTCTGCCGGCGGCGCGGCCAGGACAAGCCCACCCCGCTCCTGCTCCACTACGAGGCCGGCGGCTACAACTGCCTCCACCAGGACCTCTACGGCGAGGTCGTCTTTCCCCTTCAGCTCACCTGCTTCCTCTCGCGGCGCGATGTGGACTACACCGGCGGCGAGTTCCTGCTCGTCGAGCAGCGGCCGCGCGCCCAGTCACGCGGCGAGACGATCACGACGGAGCAGGGCGAGGTCGTGATCTTCACCACCCGCCACCGTCCGGCCGAGGGCGCCCGCGGCGTCTATCGCGCGACGATGCGCCACGGCGTGAGCCGCGTGCGCTCGGGCTCGCGCTACACCCTCGGCGTCATCTTCCACGACGCGAAGTGA
- a CDS encoding MmgE/PrpD family protein, translating into MSATTRLAEFAVKTSLEDCPPAAIARTRLAALDTLGVMLAGAAEPAARAVRQVARVEGGAALATVIGTRLTTSPGWAALANGTAGHAHDFDDTNFALMGHPSVPLLATALAAGEAEMADGRAVTLAYILGFEVSTALGRALNPEHYTRGWHATSSIGTLGCAAAAARLLRLDVTQTRHALALAASHASGLKENFGSMTKPYHAGHAARNGILAAQLAREGLTASETALEGKQGYVAAFGGGPRLEGALDELGRTWQLLASGIAVKPYPSCALTHSAIDALLELRERHRLRPGDVAAVEVGVNRVVPDVLAHARPATALERKFSMQFCAAAALATGRVEIASFEDGPVRDAEVRRLMERVTMVVDPALPDGLEQHAWTRVTLRLADGRTLASAPRGAQGHPDAPLSAEALHAKFLACATRALPRDEAEGIAAQLEHLEDIPDIRALTSRLAGDLD; encoded by the coding sequence ATGAGCGCCACGACCCGGCTCGCCGAGTTCGCCGTCAAGACGTCGCTCGAGGACTGTCCGCCGGCGGCCATCGCCCGGACGCGGCTCGCCGCGCTCGACACGCTCGGCGTGATGCTCGCCGGCGCCGCCGAGCCCGCCGCGCGCGCGGTCCGGCAGGTCGCGCGCGTCGAGGGCGGCGCCGCGCTGGCGACCGTCATCGGGACGCGGCTCACGACCTCGCCGGGCTGGGCGGCGCTCGCCAACGGCACGGCGGGCCACGCCCACGATTTCGACGACACGAACTTCGCCCTCATGGGCCACCCGAGTGTGCCGCTCCTCGCGACCGCCCTCGCCGCGGGAGAAGCGGAAATGGCCGACGGCCGCGCGGTGACCCTCGCCTACATCCTCGGGTTCGAGGTCTCCACGGCGCTCGGCCGGGCGCTCAACCCCGAGCACTACACGCGGGGCTGGCACGCGACCTCGTCCATCGGCACGCTCGGCTGCGCGGCCGCAGCCGCGCGCCTCCTCCGGCTCGACGTGACGCAGACGCGCCACGCCCTCGCACTCGCGGCCTCGCACGCCTCCGGGCTGAAGGAGAACTTCGGCTCGATGACGAAGCCCTATCACGCGGGCCACGCGGCGCGAAACGGGATCCTCGCCGCCCAGCTCGCGCGCGAGGGGCTCACGGCGTCGGAGACGGCGCTCGAGGGCAAGCAGGGCTACGTCGCCGCGTTCGGCGGTGGCCCGCGCCTCGAGGGGGCGCTCGACGAGCTCGGCCGCACCTGGCAGCTCCTCGCCTCGGGGATCGCGGTGAAGCCCTACCCCTCGTGCGCCCTCACCCACTCGGCGATCGACGCGCTCCTCGAGCTGCGCGAGCGCCATCGTCTCCGCCCCGGCGACGTCGCCGCGGTCGAGGTCGGCGTGAACCGCGTCGTCCCCGACGTCCTCGCTCACGCGCGGCCGGCCACGGCGCTCGAGCGCAAGTTCTCGATGCAGTTCTGCGCTGCCGCCGCCCTCGCCACGGGCCGCGTGGAGATCGCGTCCTTCGAGGACGGGCCCGTGCGGGACGCCGAGGTGCGCCGACTCATGGAGCGCGTCACGATGGTCGTGGATCCGGCGCTGCCGGACGGCCTCGAGCAGCACGCGTGGACGCGCGTGACGCTGCGCCTCGCCGACGGGCGGACGCTCGCCTCGGCGCCGCGCGGCGCGCAGGGCCACCCCGACGCGCCGCTCTCCGCCGAGGCGCTCCACGCCAAGTTCCTCGCCTGCGCGACCCGTGCGCTCCCGCGCGACGAGGCCGAGGGGATCGCCGCGCAGCTCGAGCATCTCGAGGACATTCCCGACATCCGCGCTCTGACCTCGCGCCTCGCCGGCGACCTGGACTGA
- a CDS encoding phosphatase PAP2 family protein: MKPPRAVTFLAVMSALAFVALALIASRQYVFPLDYTIQDWVQGGRRPALEALMRALTLLGSGWVLLPLAAIGYVLLRRAGHPLGRYVPVAVVGAFLLDGLSKWLVSRPRPRGTEYGFPSGHTLGATIFFGALVYVLWTSPIPRAWRWAGTVVSALLALGVAYSRLYLRAHWASDVAGGLTGGGAYVLLVLAGVERSLRPAPSDTRRDTA, from the coding sequence GTGAAGCCCCCGCGCGCGGTGACCTTCCTCGCCGTCATGTCCGCCCTCGCGTTCGTCGCCCTGGCCTTGATCGCCTCACGGCAGTACGTGTTCCCCCTCGACTATACGATCCAGGACTGGGTTCAGGGTGGACGCCGTCCCGCGCTCGAGGCGCTCATGCGCGCGCTGACCCTGCTCGGCTCGGGTTGGGTGCTGCTGCCGCTCGCCGCCATCGGGTACGTCCTGCTCCGTCGCGCAGGTCACCCGCTCGGGCGTTACGTCCCCGTGGCCGTCGTCGGCGCCTTCCTCCTCGACGGGCTCAGCAAGTGGCTCGTCTCGCGGCCGCGCCCGCGCGGCACGGAGTACGGGTTCCCGAGCGGCCACACCCTCGGCGCTACGATCTTCTTCGGCGCCCTCGTGTACGTGCTCTGGACGAGCCCGATCCCGCGCGCGTGGCGCTGGGCGGGGACGGTGGTCTCGGCGCTCCTGGCGCTCGGCGTCGCGTACAGCCGGCTCTACCTCCGGGCCCACTGGGCGAGCGACGTGGCCGGCGGCCTCACGGGCGGGGGGGCGTACGTGCTGCTCGTCCTCGCCGGCGTCGAGCGGAGCCTCCGGCCGGCGCCTAGCGATACGCGTCGGGATACTGCTTGA
- a CDS encoding MBL fold metallo-hydrolase, which produces MNVRFLGSGDAFGSGGRFQTCIHVETGRGQVLVDCGASSLVAMRRFGVDPNDVDAVLLTHLHGDHFAGVPFLVLDGQFRRRSRPLTVVGPRGVEDRVREAMEILFPGSTRVERKALGAFTATPFEVVHASGAPPYALRIACDGKTLAYSGDTEWTDALVDAARAADLFVAEAYFYEKKIKYHLDLATLLAQRERLACRRLVVTHMSDDMLRRLPGLAVEAAHDGKVIAL; this is translated from the coding sequence GTGAACGTCCGCTTCCTCGGCTCCGGCGACGCGTTCGGCAGCGGCGGGAGGTTCCAGACGTGCATCCACGTGGAGACCGGCCGCGGGCAAGTGCTGGTGGACTGCGGGGCGTCGTCGCTCGTCGCGATGCGGCGGTTCGGCGTGGACCCGAACGACGTGGACGCGGTGCTCCTCACGCACCTCCACGGCGACCACTTCGCGGGCGTGCCGTTCCTCGTCCTCGACGGCCAGTTCCGCCGGCGCTCGCGGCCGCTCACCGTCGTGGGGCCGCGGGGGGTGGAGGACCGCGTCCGGGAGGCGATGGAGATCCTCTTTCCCGGCTCCACGCGCGTCGAGAGGAAGGCCCTGGGCGCCTTCACCGCGACGCCCTTCGAGGTCGTCCACGCGAGCGGCGCCCCGCCGTACGCGCTGCGGATCGCCTGCGACGGCAAGACGCTCGCGTACTCGGGCGACACCGAGTGGACGGACGCGCTCGTGGACGCGGCGCGCGCCGCCGACCTCTTCGTCGCCGAGGCGTACTTCTACGAGAAGAAGATCAAGTACCACCTCGACCTCGCGACCCTGCTGGCGCAGCGCGAGCGCCTCGCGTGCCGGCGGCTCGTCGTGACCCACATGAGCGACGACATGCTCCGGCGCCTCCCCGGGCTCGCCGTCGAGGCCGCCCACGACGGCAAGGTCATCGCCCTCTAG